CCGGTTTCACGTGCTGCGGCTTGCGGTCAGTCCCGATTCGGCCACGCCGGTGGTCGCCGATCTGGTGTCGACCGTCTTCTTACGTAACGAGCAGGGCCGAAACCTGACCGGCTCGGCGGCCGCCTTTGATGACAAGCAGCCGAATCGCGGCTTGCGGTTCGATCCCGAATCGATCCGGCGGGTGAAGGACCGGTTTTATATGTCCGATGAGTATGGTCCATTCATCGCCGAGTTTTCGACGGCAGGCGATCGCCAGCGGTTGCTGGGCGTGCCGACTCGATTTCAGGCTTTGCACCCGGCGGCAACCCCCGAGGAAGAGGCGAGGCTGAATTCCAGCGGTCGCCAGACCAATGCCGGTCTGGAAGGCATGGCGGTTACTCCCGACGGACGCAGCCTGCTGGCCATCATGCAGCGGCCGCTGATCCAAGACAGCGCGGCCGGTTCCAAGGGAGGCAAGCGTCAGGGACGCAACAATCGCGTGCTTGAAGTCAACCTGGCCGACGGCCGGACGCGCGAATACGTTTATGTTCTGGACGACGACGGCTACGGTGTAAGCGAGGTGTTGGCCGTCAACAATCATGAGTTCCTGGTGCTGGAGCGAGACGGCAAGGGCGGAAACGAGGCCGAGTGCAAGCGGATCTACAAGATCGACGTGACTGGGGCCGGCGACGTGAGCGGCGTCGAGACGTTGCCGGCGGGGCCACTTGCCGAAAAGATCAAGCCCGTCAAGAAGACGCTGCTCGTCGACCTGCTCGACCCGCGCTTTGGCATCCGGGGACCCCATTGCCCCGAAAAGATGGAAGGGCTGGCCTTTGGCCCCGACCTCGCTGATGGCCGCCGATTGTTGATTCTGGCCTGCGACAGCGACTTTGACGAAAAGCGTCCGACCGTGTTCTATGCGTTTGCGGTGGACCCCAACGACCTGCCGGGATTCGGCTGGTCGTATGGCCCGGAGAGCGCGTCCCACAACAAGTGACCATTGTGAAGTATCCGCACTCGAACCCCCAGAACGCTGAAACACGGGCCCGCAACAGCGAACAACGCGCTGCCAGCAGCGACGATCGCAAGGATTCACGGCCTCGCATCGGGCGTGCGCCAGCGGAAAGTCTTGCGACGCCGAGCGTGGACGGGAGGTTCGCCGACAGGTTCAAAGAGTATAAGTACGTTCCGCTGGAGTGTCCGAGCTGCGGCTTCGAGGGGAAGGTGAAGATCACCATGCTCGACCGCACGTTCCATTGCAAAGAGTGCAACCAACAGTTTCACGTGACGGTTCGGGGGACGGTGCCCGGCAAGCGGCCGCCCGACGAGCACGCAGTCGGTCCGGGCGCCCCGGTCGAGCTGAATAAGCCGAACATGGTCGAAGTATGGTTCGGCTATCTTCCGCGCGGCGCGCGTTGGGCGATGCTGCCGGTGGCCGTGGGAGCCTTCGTGCTTCTCGTCCTGCTGTTCCGCTGGACGCGAGACGCGCCGCTGCCGCGAGACCTGCCGAAGCGGGCCGAACTGGCGGGCCGGGCCCTTGCACTAGGTGATTTGCAAACGCTCGATCGCATGGCGATTTCGGACCAGCGTAAAACGCTGCAAGAATGGTATGAAGCGGTTCGAGCCAAAGAATTCGAGGGCTTGACCCCGGAGTCGGAGCTGGGGGTGACCGTCGGCGAGTTGAGCAAGCTGTTGCGCAGGGTGGAGAGAGTGCCCGGCAAGAAAAAGAAGGTGGCGGTGGCCGATTTCCGCACGCCCGTGGAAATCGCCCTGCCGCCGGACGGCGACGATATGCAGCTCGTCGCCCAGGTCGACATGGTCTGGGTCAAAGAGGACGGCGAGTGGCGGATTGACGGAGATTGGTTGCGCGACAGCGAGCAGCGAATCGTGTTCGGGCCGCCGCGGCCGTTCGTTCCAGCCGTTCCCACAGGGGACGCGGCGGAAGAGATGTTGACGCAGGATGACTTCGAGGACGTCAACACCGAGGACGGCGACGCGGGCGAGGCGGCGCCCAACCCCGCCGCGCCGCCGCCGAATCGTCCTAAAACCGCGCTGGAACGAAAACGAATGCGCGAAGCCCAGGCTATGAAGGAATTTGCCGAACTACAAAAAGCCCAGGCACAAAAGGCGGTGGAGCAAAAGAACGCCCCACCCCCGCCCCCGCCACGAAAAAGACGGGAGAACTAGGTGGCCATGAGACTGAAAAACATCCCTCACCACGCGCGGCGGAGCGGGGGCTTTACCGTCGTCGAGTTGCTGGTCGTGCTGAGTATCATCGGCTTGCTCGCGGCCCTGCTGCTGCCGGCGGTGCAGTCGGCGCGCGAGTCGGCGCGGCGCACTCAATGCTCGAACAATCTCAAGCAAATCGCTTTGGCGACGCTCGGCTATGAGAGCGCGCACCGTGTCCTGCCGCCGGGGACGATTTACACATCCGTCAGCCATCCGCAGGGCGACGCTTGCACGGCACCGACAACGCTCCTGCTCCCATATCTCGAGCAAAACAAAATTGCCAACCAATGGAACTTCAATTTCCCCTGGTGTTATGAGACGGCGGGCGCGGCGATCAATAGCGGAGTAAGTTCGCTGGCCAACGGCGTGGTCGTCAACGGCCTTATCGCCCAGCAGAAGTTGCCGGTGATGATCTGCCCCAGCGCGCCCAACCCGCGCATTCCGTTGCCCGACGCGGCGGCCTTCATCAACCGCAACCTGAACCAGGCCCCGTACAACGTCGATACCACCGGCGCGGGCTATCCCCTGCCGGTGTATGCCTACGGCGATTATTCGGGGTGCGCAGGTCTCGACGTCAATTTCGCGCTCAACTACTGCAATTACAACTCGGGCCTGACGGCTGCGTTCAGCACCGCCTATGCCGGGGCCATTCCGGGCGTCTTCTGGCACAATAGCAAGGTGATGGCAAACTTCTCGGTACCTGTCGCCATGATCCGCGACGGCACGTCAAACACTTTCGG
This DNA window, taken from Pirellulales bacterium, encodes the following:
- a CDS encoding DUF1559 domain-containing protein, giving the protein MRLKNIPHHARRSGGFTVVELLVVLSIIGLLAALLLPAVQSARESARRTQCSNNLKQIALATLGYESAHRVLPPGTIYTSVSHPQGDACTAPTTLLLPYLEQNKIANQWNFNFPWCYETAGAAINSGVSSLANGVVVNGLIAQQKLPVMICPSAPNPRIPLPDAAAFINRNLNQAPYNVDTTGAGYPLPVYAYGDYSGCAGLDVNFALNYCNYNSGLTAAFSTAYAGAIPGVFWHNSKVMANFSVPVAMIRDGTSNTFGWLEDAGRPALYYGDRPATKNDAANAGGLDGAVTVAGWGWADTEIANLISGAAVASRPACAVNGTNDGEIYSFHPAGANCVFVDGSVHFITAEISNFPLGALATMNAGEIAETPD
- a CDS encoding esterase-like activity of phytase family protein; this translates as MKRNPVPHILATLVGLALLGREAVVPAEVQLLGSASFAGNASDRSNDDATLEGGVPANRFGGISAIEYSGADDRYLVLSDRGPADGATSYRCRFHVLRLAVSPDSATPVVADLVSTVFLRNEQGRNLTGSAAAFDDKQPNRGLRFDPESIRRVKDRFYMSDEYGPFIAEFSTAGDRQRLLGVPTRFQALHPAATPEEEARLNSSGRQTNAGLEGMAVTPDGRSLLAIMQRPLIQDSAAGSKGGKRQGRNNRVLEVNLADGRTREYVYVLDDDGYGVSEVLAVNNHEFLVLERDGKGGNEAECKRIYKIDVTGAGDVSGVETLPAGPLAEKIKPVKKTLLVDLLDPRFGIRGPHCPEKMEGLAFGPDLADGRRLLILACDSDFDEKRPTVFYAFAVDPNDLPGFGWSYGPESASHNK